One segment of Gasterosteus aculeatus chromosome 3, fGasAcu3.hap1.1, whole genome shotgun sequence DNA contains the following:
- the ipp gene encoding actin-binding protein IPP isoform X2: MLRLSKEVDLHVNTDRPPAAMSYASMSTSCGFGGDASAAMATPASEQALLASDRYARLILAQMNKMRLRTDFCDVGLRVGSRVFRVHRLVLAACSPYFSALFSGGMREADKEEVRLLGVETEVFEVLLDFIYTGVISVTVDNVQELMVAADMLQLNEVVSICGEFLKGHMDPSNCVGIFQFLEQIACMDMLEFTENYIHVHFLEVCVTDEFKGLSKEQLVRLLRSEELRIEDEYQVFTIAMDWVLQDVAKRKKHVVEVLEPVRFPLLSPQRLFKYIEGISDFSLRVALQTLLKEYTEVTKSPKENKMYSQLQPAKMRPRRKARKYLYAIGGYTRLQGGRWSDSRALSCVERFDTFNQYWTTVSSLHQARSGVGVAVLEGMIYVVGGEKDSMIFDCTERYDPVTKQWAAVASLNFPRCGVGVCPCHGALYALGGWIGSEIGKTMERYDPEENKWEVIGSMAVPRYYFGCCELQGFVYVIGGISDEGMELRSAEVYDPISRRWSALPVMDTRRAYVGVACLSNCIYAVGGWNEALGSLETVEKYCPEEEKWVEVAPMSTARAGVSVSAVNGLLYAVGGRAASSDFSAPVTVDSVEIYDPHLDTWTEVGNMITSRCDGGLAVL, translated from the exons AGATGAACAAGATGCGGCTCCGCACCGATTTCTGTGACGTGGGGCTGAGGGTCGGCAGCCGGGTCTTCAGGGTCCACCGGCTGGTGCTTGCTGCTTGCAGCCCTTACTTCTCCGCGCTGTTCTCCGGGGGGATGAGGGAGGCGGATAAGGAGGAGGTGCGGCTCCTCGGAGTGGAGACGGAAGTCTTTGAGGTTTTGCTGGACTTCATATACACAG GCGTGATCAGTGTGACGGTGGACAACGTCCAGGAGTTGATGGTGGCAGCAGACATGCTGCAGTTGAACGAGGTGGTGTCTATCTGTGGCGAGTTCCTCAAGGGCCACATGGACCCGTCCAACTGTGTGGGCATCTTTCAGTTCCTGGAGCAGATCGCCTGCATGGACATGTTAGAGTTTACTGAGAACTACATTCATGTTCACTTTCTGGAG GTGTGTGTCACCGATGAGTTCAAGGGCTTGTCAAAGGAGCAGCTGGTGAGGCTGCTGAGAAGTGAAGAGCTGAGGATTGAGGATGAGTACCAGGTATTCACAATAGCCATGGACTGGGTCCTCCAAGATGtggcaaaaaggaaaaaacatgtCGTGGAGGTGTTGGAACCAGTGCGCTTCCCTCTGCTTTCTCCACAGAGGCTCTTCAAGTACATAGAGG GTATTTCGGACTTCAGCCTGCGGGTGGCACTGCAGACGCTGCTGAAGGAATACACTGAAGTTACAAAGTCTCCCAAAGAAAACAAGATGTACAGTCAGCTCCAACCTGCCAAGATGAGACCCCGAAGGAAGGCCAGGAAATACCTCTATGCCATTG GGGGCTACACGcggctgcagggcggccgcTGGAGCGACAGCCGGGCGCTGAGTTGCGTGGAGCGCTTCGACACCTTCAACCAGTACTGGACCACCGTGTCGTCCCTGCACCAGGCCCGCAGCGGCGTGGGGGTCGCCGTGCTGGAGGGCATGATCTACGTGGTGGGAG GGGAGAAAGACTCCATGATTTTTGACTGCACTGAGCGATACGACCCAGTGACCAAGCAGTGGGCCGCTGTGGCGTCGCTGAACTTTCCGCGCTGTGGGGTCGGTGTCTGCCCCTGCCACGGGGCTCTGTATGCACTCG GAGGTTGGATTGGCTCCGAGATTGGGAAGACCATGGAGCGATACGACCCAGAGGAGAACAAGTGGGAGGTAATCGGCAGCATGGCAGTTCCTCGTTATTATTTCGGCTGCTGTGAGCTGCAAG GGTTTGTATACGTAATCGGGGGAATCAGCGACGAAGGGATGGAGCTGCGTTCAGCCGAGGTGTACGACCCCATCTCCCGCCGCTGGAGCGCTCTGCCCGTTATGGACACACGGCGAGCATACGTGGGCGTCGCCTGCCTCAGCAACTGCATTTACGCGGTGGGCGGCTGGAACGAGGCCCTCGGGTCCCTGGAGACGGTGGAGAAGTACTGTCCAGAAGAG GAGAAGTGGGTCGAGGTGGCTCCGATGTCCACTGCTCGTGCGGGCGTGTCGGTGTCAGCTGTCAACGGGCTGCTGTACGCCGTCGGCGGGCGGGCCGCCAGCAGCGACTTCTCAGCCCCGGTGACAGTGGACTCGGTGGAGATCTACGACCCTCACCTGGATACCTGGACCGAAGTTGGCAACATGATCACCAGCCGCTGTGACGGCGGGTTAGCCGTGCTCTGA
- the LOC120815796 gene encoding transmembrane protein 69 encodes MIRFASESRVILSGVPVWRCLQQTVRAPNIELNAQLPFQSRPSSRLMPSTITATNMLRIRPVSWRVTRLCHRDPRGTSERGDLKEGFSLRALGQAPKPALYLGVSGLIPFLFAPLSMAATQSFYPELACAQVVYGACIVSFLGGARWGFALPAGSPAQPDWMNLGNSVVPSLLAWLALLCRDNFAEGALVVIMGLGLSLHYDLTLLPGYPSWFKAMRTVLTLVATFSLVATLVIKEFYPEKKIKDIQN; translated from the exons ATGATTAGATTTGCATCTGAAAGCCGCGTAATACTTTCTGGG GTCCCAGTATGGAGATGTCTTCAGCAGACCGTCAGAGCGCCAAACATCGAGTTAAACGCTCAGCTGCCCTTTCAGTCCAGGCCCTCCTCGAGGTTAATGCCTTCCACGATAACTGCCACCAACATGTTGCGCATCAGGCCAGTGAGCTGGCGAGTCACGCGTCTCTGCCACAGGGACCCACGAGGCACCTCGGAGAGAGGCGACCTTAAGGAGGGTTTCAGCTTGAGGGCCCTCGGCCAGGCCCCAAAACCGGCCCTCTACCTCGGTGTTTCGGGGCTCATCCCTTTCCTGTTTGCACCTCTCTCTATGGCTGCCACACAGTCCTTCTACCCTGAACTGGCATGTGCTCAAGTGGTCTATGGAGCCTGTATCGTCTCCTTTCTGGGAGGCGCCCGCTGGGGGTTCGCCCTCCCCGCCGGTAGTCCCGCTCAACCTGACTGGATGAACTTGGGCAACAGTGTGGTGCCTTCCCTTCTGGCCTGGCTGGCACTGCTCTGCAGGGACAATTTTGCAGAGGGAGCGTTGGTAGTAATTATGGGACTGGGTCTCTCTCTGCACTATGACCTGACCCTGCTGCCGGGATACCCTTCCTGGTTCAAAGCCATGCGAACTGTCCTCACTCTGGTGGCCACCTTCTCACTGGTTGCCACCCTTGTAATTAAAGAATTCTACCCCGAGAAGAAGATCAAAGACATTCAGAACTGA